From Pararhodobacter zhoushanensis, the proteins below share one genomic window:
- a CDS encoding creatininase family protein codes for MPIVDWSQLKAHELRALAAQNAVVILPIASIEQHGPHLPTMTDTRLGYEIATRAARKAYDQRPVVVTPVVWSGLSEHHMPYGGTLTLSHATFRAVIRDLIDAITRHGFRDILISNSHGGNQIAMQQICDELSPTSPATLVATTYVSEAGQSLAQYCEDQPGVMHAGEAETSMMLACEPELVDASNLGGITHGMDGAGFLKAGKASYRWRPFTAATGNGMAGNPTRANADKGEKMLEAGAEALAALISDPATWAAPADKRGDGTQGVPFA; via the coding sequence ATGCCTATCGTCGACTGGTCCCAGCTCAAGGCGCATGAGCTGCGCGCCCTCGCCGCGCAGAATGCTGTCGTCATCCTGCCCATCGCCTCGATCGAGCAGCACGGGCCCCACCTGCCCACCATGACCGACACGCGGCTAGGCTATGAAATCGCCACCCGCGCCGCGCGCAAAGCCTATGACCAGCGCCCCGTCGTGGTTACCCCCGTCGTCTGGTCGGGTCTCAGCGAGCATCACATGCCTTACGGCGGCACGCTGACGCTGAGCCACGCCACCTTCCGTGCCGTGATCCGCGATCTGATCGACGCGATCACCCGCCACGGCTTCCGCGACATCCTGATCTCCAACAGCCACGGCGGCAACCAGATCGCCATGCAGCAGATCTGCGACGAACTCAGCCCGACCTCGCCCGCGACCCTGGTGGCCACCACCTATGTCTCCGAAGCCGGGCAATCGCTGGCGCAATATTGCGAGGATCAGCCGGGGGTGATGCATGCCGGTGAAGCTGAAACCTCGATGATGCTGGCCTGCGAGCCGGAACTGGTCGATGCCTCGAACCTTGGCGGGATCACCCACGGGATGGACGGTGCGGGGTTCCTCAAGGCGGGCAAGGCAAGCTATCGCTGGCGGCCATTTACCGCCGCCACCGGCAACGGCATGGCGGGCAACCCCACCCGCGCCAATGCCGACAAGGGCGAGAAGATGCTCGAAGCCGGGGCCGAGGCGCTGGCCGCCCTGATCTCCGACCCCGCCACCTGGGCCGCCCCCGCCGACAAGCGCGGCGACGGCACGCAAGGGGTGCCCTTCGCGTGA
- a CDS encoding DNA-3-methyladenine glycosylase I — MRSFDEILTIAAARKGGVEAVMAAIPTPLSPDQLAAIPDDRWLAQMARGILQAGISWKVVENKWPGIQEAFLGFDIGAITFQPDDWFYDLCEDTRVIRSPPKLRAILDNAAMIRRVRDSHGSFGRLIADWPDEDFAGLVQWLKSEGARLGGNTGPYMLRQMGKDSYILSQDVVARLVAEGVIDKEPSSKKAHAAVQTAFNTWRAQSGQPLTTISRVLAQSTG; from the coding sequence ATGCGCAGCTTTGACGAGATCCTGACGATAGCCGCCGCCCGCAAGGGCGGCGTCGAGGCCGTTATGGCAGCGATCCCCACCCCGCTGTCCCCCGACCAGCTGGCCGCGATCCCTGACGATCGCTGGCTGGCGCAAATGGCGCGCGGCATCCTGCAGGCCGGGATCAGCTGGAAGGTGGTCGAGAATAAATGGCCGGGTATCCAAGAGGCCTTCCTCGGCTTCGACATCGGCGCGATCACCTTTCAGCCCGACGACTGGTTCTATGACCTGTGCGAAGACACGCGCGTCATCCGCTCGCCGCCCAAACTGCGCGCGATCCTCGACAACGCCGCGATGATCCGCCGGGTGCGCGACAGCCACGGCAGTTTTGGCCGCCTCATCGCCGACTGGCCGGATGAGGATTTCGCCGGTCTGGTGCAGTGGCTCAAGTCCGAGGGCGCGCGGCTGGGCGGCAATACCGGCCCCTACATGCTGCGGCAGATGGGCAAGGACAGCTATATCCTGTCGCAGGACGTGGTCGCCCGGCTGGTGGCCGAGGGGGTGATCGACAAGGAACCCAGCTCGAAAAAGGCCCATGCCGCCGTGCAGACCGCCTTCAACACCTGGCGCGCACAATCGGGCCAGCCGCTGACCACCATCAGCCGGGTGCTGGCGCAAAGCACCGGTTGA
- a CDS encoding cysteine hydrolase family protein, with product MPETALLIVDMQRDYFPGGRMALEGTDAAATQAAKLVAHFRAQGWPVLHVQHIMARSPAPFFEAGTEGAEIHPSLAPQDGETLIVKAFPNSFRETGLKAALDALGIERLVIAGAMSHMCIDATTRAAGDLGYTCLVADDACATRALSHGGVTVPAAQVHATMMAGLTSYATVEPTDAVLDRLG from the coding sequence ATGCCCGAAACCGCCCTTCTCATCGTCGACATGCAGCGCGACTATTTCCCCGGGGGCCGCATGGCGCTGGAAGGAACCGACGCCGCCGCAACCCAAGCCGCCAAACTGGTCGCGCATTTCCGCGCGCAGGGCTGGCCGGTGCTGCACGTCCAGCACATCATGGCGCGCAGCCCCGCGCCCTTTTTCGAGGCCGGGACCGAGGGCGCCGAAATCCATCCCTCGCTTGCCCCGCAGGACGGCGAGACGCTGATCGTCAAAGCCTTCCCCAACAGTTTTCGCGAGACCGGGCTGAAGGCCGCGCTGGACGCTCTGGGCATCGAGCGGCTGGTGATCGCCGGGGCGATGAGCCACATGTGCATTGACGCCACCACCCGCGCGGCGGGCGATCTGGGCTATACCTGCCTCGTCGCCGACGACGCCTGCGCCACGCGCGCGCTCAGCCACGGCGGCGTTACGGTGCCCGCCGCACAGGTCCACGCGACAATGATGGCCGGGCTGACCAGCTACGCCACCGTCGAGCCGACAGACGCGGTTCTGGACCGCCTCGGCTAA
- a CDS encoding GlxA family transcriptional regulator yields MPNPPNRTLALIAYPGASRAALEGLDEMLTYAGRLCVQRGLPVITASRVGPDLPQQRFDAVVVPPAFGSLDYLSPDPALADWIAGQRGQGALIASACAGAFYLGAAGLLDGRRATTHWALADRLAARFPAARIEPERVTLTDGPVLTAGGLFSWIDLGHELIARLAGSAVMREVGRFFVLDTGRRDQRLYRPGPQGRAHADAAVHRAQEAMQADPARGWRIADLARLAALSERSLHRRFAAATGQSPLDYLAALRIAVAQDLLADTSAPIDAVAASAGYANTDAFRRAFLRQTGQVPSAYRRHLRR; encoded by the coding sequence ATGCCGAACCCGCCAAACCGCACCCTTGCCCTGATCGCCTATCCCGGCGCCTCGCGCGCCGCGCTTGAGGGGTTGGACGAAATGCTGACCTATGCGGGCAGGCTCTGCGTGCAGCGCGGCTTGCCGGTGATCACGGCCAGCCGCGTCGGCCCCGATCTGCCCCAGCAGCGCTTTGACGCGGTGGTCGTGCCGCCTGCGTTCGGCTCGCTCGACTATCTCAGTCCTGATCCGGCGCTTGCCGACTGGATCGCCGGGCAGCGCGGGCAGGGCGCGCTGATCGCTTCGGCCTGCGCCGGGGCGTTCTATCTGGGTGCGGCGGGACTGCTGGACGGGCGGCGCGCGACGACGCATTGGGCGCTGGCCGACCGGCTGGCGGCGCGCTTTCCGGCGGCCCGGATCGAGCCCGAGCGGGTCACGCTGACCGACGGGCCGGTGCTGACGGCGGGCGGGCTCTTCTCGTGGATCGATCTGGGGCACGAGCTGATCGCGCGGCTGGCGGGCAGTGCGGTCATGCGCGAGGTCGGGCGCTTTTTCGTGCTCGACACCGGGCGGCGCGATCAGCGGCTCTATCGCCCCGGCCCGCAGGGGCGCGCGCATGCCGATGCCGCCGTGCACCGCGCGCAAGAGGCGATGCAGGCCGATCCGGCGCGGGGCTGGCGCATTGCCGATCTGGCGCGGCTGGCGGCGCTGTCCGAGCGCAGCCTGCACCGCCGCTTTGCCGCCGCCACCGGCCAGTCGCCGCTCGATTACCTTGCCGCGCTGCGCATCGCGGTGGCGCAGGATCTGCTGGCCGATACCAGCGCGCCCATCGACGCCGTTGCCGCCAGCGCCGGTTACGCCAATACCGACGCCTTTCGCCGCGCTTTCCTGCGGCAGACCGGGCAGGTGCCCTCGGCTTACCGGCGTCACCTGCGGCGTTGA
- the thrS gene encoding threonine--tRNA ligase gives MSQISLTFPDGNVRAYAAGVTPAEVAQSIAPSLAKAAISAQVNGVHWDLQWPITADANFSINTLKDDAPALELIRHDLAHIMARAVQELWPDTKVTIGPVRDYGWFYDFDRAEPFTPDDLGAIEAVMKKIINARDPVRTEVWSRADAIKFYEDAGEPYKIELINRIPADQDLRMYWHGEWQDLCRGPHLQNTGQVPADAFKLTHVAGAYWLGDSTRPMLQRIYGVAFRKRDDLKAHMTMLEEAAKRDHRKLGKEMDLFHMQEEAPGQVFWHPNGWTIYAALQDYMRRKQRANGYVEVNTPQVVNRKLWEASGHWENYRENMFIVEVDEEGAREKVVNALKPMNCPCHVQIFNHGLKSYRDLPLRMAEFGSCARYEPSGALHGIMRVRGFTQDDGHIFCTEEQIESEARDFIEFLSGVYADLGFTKWRIKLSTRPEKRIGTEESWDFAEGALAGAVTAAGHTYEIFEGEGAFYGPKLEFVLTDAIGRDWQCGTLQVDPNLPERLDAEYVGPDGGKHRPIMLHRATLGSFERFIGILIEDHAGKLPLWLAPQQVVVASIVSDADDYVHEVVAALTKAGLRAEADIRNEKINYKVREHSLAKVPVILALGAREVAERTVSVRRLGDTRTASMGLDDLVAELAAEATPPDLA, from the coding sequence ATGAGCCAGATTTCCCTGACCTTTCCCGATGGCAATGTGCGCGCGTATGCGGCAGGCGTGACGCCCGCCGAGGTGGCGCAATCCATTGCGCCGTCGCTGGCCAAGGCCGCGATTTCCGCGCAGGTGAACGGCGTTCACTGGGATCTGCAATGGCCCATCACGGCCGATGCGAATTTCTCGATCAACACGCTGAAAGACGACGCCCCGGCGCTGGAACTGATCCGGCACGATCTGGCGCATATCATGGCGCGCGCCGTGCAAGAGCTGTGGCCGGACACCAAAGTGACCATCGGCCCGGTGCGCGATTACGGCTGGTTCTATGATTTTGACCGCGCCGAGCCCTTCACGCCCGACGATCTGGGCGCGATCGAAGCGGTGATGAAGAAGATCATCAACGCCCGTGATCCGGTCCGCACCGAGGTCTGGTCGCGCGCGGACGCCATCAAGTTCTATGAGGACGCCGGTGAGCCCTACAAGATCGAGCTGATCAACCGCATTCCGGCGGATCAGGATCTGCGCATGTACTGGCACGGCGAGTGGCAGGATCTGTGCCGCGGCCCGCATTTGCAGAACACGGGTCAGGTGCCCGCCGATGCCTTCAAGCTGACGCATGTCGCCGGGGCCTATTGGCTGGGCGACAGCACGCGGCCGATGTTGCAGCGCATCTATGGCGTGGCGTTCCGCAAGCGTGATGACCTGAAAGCGCACATGACCATGCTGGAAGAGGCCGCCAAGCGCGACCACCGCAAGCTGGGCAAAGAGATGGACCTGTTCCACATGCAGGAAGAGGCCCCCGGTCAGGTGTTCTGGCACCCGAACGGCTGGACGATCTATGCCGCGCTGCAAGACTACATGCGCCGCAAGCAGCGGGCGAATGGCTATGTCGAGGTGAACACGCCGCAGGTGGTGAACCGCAAGCTGTGGGAAGCCTCAGGCCACTGGGAAAACTACCGCGAGAACATGTTCATCGTCGAGGTTGACGAGGAAGGCGCGCGCGAGAAGGTGGTCAACGCGCTCAAGCCGATGAACTGCCCGTGCCACGTGCAGATCTTCAACCACGGTCTGAAATCCTACCGCGACCTGCCGCTGCGCATGGCCGAGTTCGGCTCGTGCGCGCGGTATGAGCCCTCGGGCGCGCTGCATGGCATCATGCGGGTGCGCGGCTTCACGCAGGATGATGGCCACATCTTCTGCACCGAAGAGCAGATCGAAAGCGAGGCGCGCGATTTCATAGAGTTCCTGTCGGGCGTCTATGCCGATCTGGGCTTTACCAAGTGGCGCATCAAGCTGTCGACGCGCCCCGAAAAGCGCATCGGCACCGAAGAAAGCTGGGACTTCGCCGAGGGCGCGCTGGCTGGCGCCGTGACGGCGGCGGGGCATACCTATGAGATCTTCGAGGGTGAAGGCGCCTTCTATGGTCCCAAGCTGGAGTTCGTGCTGACCGACGCCATCGGCCGCGACTGGCAATGCGGCACGCTGCAGGTTGACCCCAACCTGCCCGAGCGGCTGGACGCGGAATATGTCGGCCCCGACGGCGGCAAGCATCGCCCGATCATGCTGCACCGGGCCACGCTGGGCTCGTTCGAGCGCTTCATCGGCATCCTGATCGAGGATCACGCCGGCAAGCTCCCGCTGTGGCTGGCCCCGCAGCAGGTGGTTGTCGCGTCGATCGTGTCGGATGCGGATGACTATGTGCACGAGGTCGTGGCCGCCCTGACCAAGGCGGGCTTGCGCGCCGAGGCGGATATCCGCAACGAGAAGATCAACTACAAGGTCCGCGAGCATTCGCTGGCCAAGGTGCCCGTGATCCTGGCGCTGGGCGCGCGCGAAGTGGCCGAGCGTACGGTCTCGGTGCGCCGTCTGGGCGACACGCGCACCGCGTCGATGGGGCTTGACGACCTGGTGGCCGAACTGGCCGCCGAGGCCACGCCGCCCGATCTGGCCTGA
- a CDS encoding aldo/keto reductase, translating into MSTHTLGPNGPEIPEFCLGTMTWGRQTAPPDAHRQIDLALEHGLNFLDTAEMYPTNPVQPETLGGTETVIGDWIARHGGRDRLILATKVTGEGSAVIPGGAPLIDAARLRAGVEASLSRLRTDHIDLYQLHWPNRGSYHFRRNWGFRPGHDAAVVRAHMTEVLTEAAALIAEGKIGQIALSNESAWGLAQWLRIAQETGLPRVASIQNEYSLLCRLADTDMAEALAMEQVPMLAFSPLAAGLLTGKYAGGVTPDSSRRSATPDLGGRITPRVFDAVAAYLGAARDWGVDPVQMALAWFRTRPFPVLPILGATTTAQLEQQLPALYMALDAELVTRLDAIHRAHPMPY; encoded by the coding sequence ATGAGCACCCATACCCTCGGCCCAAACGGCCCCGAAATTCCCGAATTCTGCCTTGGCACCATGACCTGGGGCCGCCAGACCGCACCCCCGGACGCGCATCGCCAGATTGATCTTGCGCTCGAGCACGGGCTGAATTTCCTCGACACCGCCGAGATGTATCCGACCAATCCCGTGCAGCCCGAAACGCTGGGCGGCACCGAGACGGTCATCGGCGACTGGATCGCCCGGCACGGGGGCCGCGACCGCCTGATCCTGGCGACCAAGGTCACCGGCGAGGGCAGCGCGGTGATCCCCGGCGGCGCGCCCCTGATCGACGCGGCGCGGCTGCGCGCGGGCGTCGAGGCCTCGCTGAGCCGCCTCAGGACCGACCATATCGACCTCTATCAGCTGCACTGGCCCAACCGGGGCTCGTATCATTTCCGCCGCAACTGGGGCTTCAGGCCCGGCCATGACGCCGCCGTCGTGCGCGCGCACATGACCGAGGTGCTGACCGAGGCCGCGGCGCTGATCGCCGAGGGCAAGATCGGCCAGATCGCGTTGTCGAACGAAAGCGCCTGGGGTCTGGCGCAATGGCTGCGCATCGCACAGGAGACAGGCCTGCCCCGCGTCGCCTCAATCCAGAACGAATATTCCCTGCTGTGCCGTCTGGCCGATACCGACATGGCCGAGGCTTTGGCGATGGAGCAGGTTCCGATGCTGGCCTTCTCGCCCCTCGCGGCGGGTCTGTTGACCGGGAAATACGCCGGGGGCGTGACGCCGGACTCGTCGCGCCGGTCGGCCACGCCGGATCTGGGCGGGCGGATCACCCCGCGCGTGTTCGACGCCGTCGCCGCCTATCTGGGCGCGGCGCGCGACTGGGGCGTGGACCCGGTGCAGATGGCGCTGGCGTGGTTCAGGACCCGGCCCTTTCCGGTGCTGCCGATCCTTGGGGCAACGACGACCGCGCAGCTCGAGCAGCAGCTTCCGGCCCTGTACATGGCGCTGGATGCCGAGCTGGTGACCCGGCTTGACGCGATCCACCGCGCGCATCCGATGCCGTATTAA
- a CDS encoding ImuA family protein has translation MADPDDSPSQRRLAELAALAQQIAAVQGIGAENGPLPSPAPLAPLPQMTLARGRVHELTGPARTTLAALAAAVAQGEGPVVWLRPGWRNEQLCPQGLRALLPDPGALIVVPCAKPVDVLWSLEEALRAGCVALVLAELADAPDLRALRRLHLAAGEGLARNRQAGRVLPAPLGLVMACDSADSRIAGVESRWALHPLAPTPDARRQRWRLDRLLTRSQPPRDWEIDGGPLPEGTSCMPLGADETLSEVA, from the coding sequence ATGGCTGATCCTGACGATTCCCCCTCGCAACGACGGCTCGCGGAGCTTGCCGCGCTGGCGCAGCAGATTGCGGCAGTGCAGGGCATCGGGGCAGAGAACGGGCCGCTGCCGTCCCCCGCGCCGCTGGCCCCGCTGCCGCAGATGACACTGGCGCGCGGGCGGGTGCATGAGCTGACCGGCCCGGCCCGCACCACGCTGGCGGCGCTGGCGGCAGCGGTGGCGCAGGGGGAGGGGCCGGTGGTGTGGCTGCGGCCGGGCTGGCGGAACGAACAACTCTGCCCGCAGGGGCTGCGCGCGCTGTTGCCCGATCCGGGCGCGCTGATCGTGGTGCCCTGCGCCAAACCGGTGGATGTGCTGTGGAGCCTGGAAGAGGCGCTGCGCGCGGGCTGCGTGGCGCTGGTGCTGGCCGAACTGGCCGACGCCCCCGACCTGCGCGCCCTGCGCCGCCTGCATCTGGCGGCGGGCGAGGGGCTGGCGCGCAACCGTCAGGCCGGGCGCGTGCTGCCGGCGCCGCTGGGGCTGGTGATGGCCTGCGACAGCGCCGACAGCCGCATTGCGGGGGTGGAAAGCCGCTGGGCGCTGCACCCGCTGGCGCCGACACCGGACGCCCGCCGACAGCGCTGGCGGCTGGACCGGTTGCTGACCCGCAGCCAACCGCCGCGCGACTGGGAAATCGACGGCGGCCCGCTGCCCGAGGGCACGTCCTGCATGCCGCTGGGCGCTGATGAGACCCTGAGCGAGGTTGCGTGA
- the nusB gene encoding transcription antitermination factor NusB, which produces MSAPNDKRAKRAAARFYAVQALFQMEISGQTVEQVRAEFETHRIGAETEEENWVDADVPLFRKLVDLAVDRQGKIDQLTDRALVAKWPIARIDPTLRALFRAAGAEMAETDTPPRVVITEFVQIAQAFFPEGRESKFVNAVLDHMAHEIRPEAF; this is translated from the coding sequence ATGAGCGCGCCCAACGACAAACGCGCCAAACGCGCCGCCGCCCGGTTCTACGCCGTTCAGGCGCTGTTCCAGATGGAAATCTCGGGCCAGACGGTCGAGCAGGTCCGCGCCGAGTTCGAAACCCACCGCATCGGGGCCGAGACCGAGGAAGAAAACTGGGTCGACGCCGACGTGCCGCTGTTTCGCAAACTGGTGGATCTGGCGGTCGACCGGCAAGGCAAGATCGACCAGCTCACCGACCGCGCGCTGGTCGCCAAATGGCCCATCGCCCGCATCGACCCCACCCTGCGCGCCCTCTTCCGCGCCGCCGGGGCTGAAATGGCCGAAACCGACACCCCGCCGCGCGTGGTGATCACCGAATTCGTCCAGATCGCGCAGGCCTTCTTTCCCGAAGGCCGCGAGTCCAAATTCGTCAACGCCGTGCTCGACCACATGGCGCACGAGATCCGGCCCGAAGCCTTCTGA
- a CDS encoding 6,7-dimethyl-8-ribityllumazine synthase, translating into MAGASHYTLPLPRFDKPVKLLIVVAPYYRDIADMMIAGARATLDEAGATHELIEVPGALEVPAAIGQAHRMANFDGFVALGCVIRGETTHYDTVCNDSSRALTLLGLQGACLGNGILTVETIEQAIVRADPKDQNKGGGAAAAALHLIALQRRWGGARGTVGFRPAGDSVLMADGGSDA; encoded by the coding sequence ATGGCCGGAGCCAGCCACTATACCCTGCCGCTGCCGCGCTTTGACAAGCCGGTCAAGCTGCTGATCGTCGTCGCGCCCTATTACCGCGACATCGCCGACATGATGATCGCCGGTGCCCGCGCAACCCTGGACGAGGCCGGCGCGACGCATGAGCTGATCGAAGTGCCGGGCGCGCTGGAAGTGCCCGCCGCGATTGGTCAGGCACATCGCATGGCCAATTTCGACGGCTTTGTGGCGCTGGGTTGCGTCATCCGTGGGGAAACCACGCATTACGACACCGTGTGCAACGACAGCTCGCGCGCGCTGACCCTGCTGGGCCTGCAAGGCGCGTGTCTGGGCAATGGCATCCTGACGGTGGAAACCATCGAGCAGGCTATCGTCCGCGCCGATCCCAAGGACCAGAACAAGGGCGGCGGCGCGGCCGCGGCCGCGCTGCACCTGATCGCCCTGCAACGCCGCTGGGGCGGCGCACGCGGCACCGTCGGCTTTCGTCCGGCAGGCGACTCTGTGCTGATGGCTGACGGAGGCTCTGACGCATGA
- the ribB gene encoding 3,4-dihydroxy-2-butanone-4-phosphate synthase, giving the protein MDYEKPGPVEDNWREAISSIEEIIDEARNGRMFILVDHEDRENEGDLVIPAQMATPEAINFMATHGRGLICLSMPGHRIDALGLPLMSTNNASRHETAFTVSIEAREGVTTGISAYDRARTVAVAIDPSKTGADIATPGHVFPLRAREGGVLVRAGHTEAAVDISRLAGLNASGVICEIMKGDGEMARLPDLIAFAQMHGLKIGTISDLIAYRRRHDNLVRETAQRAVTSAHGGDWSMRVFTDQTQGAEHVVLTMGDLTTPEPVLVRMHQLNPLEDVLGIGADHAGDLRCAMKMIAAEGRGVVVLLRDTAMTLALDEGASPSTLRQYGLGAQILAALGLHVLTLATNSPTPRVVGLEAYGLSIAGTRPIPKE; this is encoded by the coding sequence ATGGATTACGAAAAGCCCGGCCCGGTCGAGGACAACTGGCGCGAAGCCATCTCGTCGATCGAAGAAATCATCGACGAGGCCCGCAATGGACGGATGTTCATTCTGGTCGACCACGAGGATCGCGAGAACGAAGGCGATCTGGTGATCCCGGCCCAGATGGCCACGCCCGAGGCGATCAATTTCATGGCGACCCATGGCCGCGGGCTGATCTGCCTGTCGATGCCGGGGCACCGGATCGACGCGCTGGGCCTGCCGCTCATGTCCACCAACAACGCCTCGCGCCACGAGACCGCCTTTACGGTGTCGATCGAAGCGCGTGAAGGCGTCACCACCGGGATCTCGGCCTATGACCGCGCGCGCACTGTCGCCGTGGCCATCGACCCGTCCAAAACCGGTGCCGACATCGCCACGCCGGGCCATGTGTTTCCGCTGCGCGCCCGCGAGGGCGGCGTGCTGGTGCGCGCAGGGCATACCGAAGCGGCCGTCGATATTTCGCGGCTGGCGGGGCTGAACGCGTCAGGCGTGATCTGCGAGATCATGAAGGGCGACGGCGAAATGGCCCGCCTGCCCGACCTGATCGCCTTTGCCCAGATGCATGGCCTCAAGATCGGCACGATCAGCGACCTGATCGCCTATCGCCGCCGCCACGACAATCTGGTGCGCGAAACCGCCCAACGCGCCGTGACCTCGGCGCATGGCGGCGACTGGTCGATGCGGGTCTTCACCGACCAGACCCAGGGCGCCGAGCACGTCGTGTTGACCATGGGCGATCTGACCACGCCCGAGCCGGTTCTGGTGCGCATGCACCAGCTCAACCCGCTCGAGGACGTGCTGGGCATCGGCGCGGACCACGCGGGCGACCTGCGCTGCGCGATGAAGATGATCGCGGCCGAAGGGCGCGGCGTTGTCGTGCTGCTGCGCGACACGGCGATGACCCTCGCTCTGGACGAAGGTGCCTCGCCCAGTACCCTGCGCCAATACGGTCTGGGGGCGCAGATCCTCGCCGCGCTTGGCCTGCATGTGCTAACCTTGGCGACCAATTCGCCCACCCCGCGTGTGGTGGGACTCGAGGCCTACGGGCTCAGCATTGCGGGCACCCGCCCCATTCCCAAGGAGTGA
- a CDS encoding transmembrane-type terpene cyclase, which yields MQSYTIFAYHLCTYTWALAYAAIIYRGFKDKSYGMPIVALTLNLAWELVFALLIPPYGSADATLIPHGGLKAQMIFLVWATLDVVILYTYFKYGYKYFAEKYNVSRRAWVAFTIAMLIFSFFIMYNGGNFLRQFTLYFNNDQIEAAKVIAFIQNALMSISFIAMYYMRGNTEGQSFTIAWAKWIGSSMTGGIIYTITHADDGAFVITFIAAIFVADVYYMFLMYRALKRQGINPWTRF from the coding sequence ATGCAGAGCTATACCATTTTCGCCTACCATCTTTGTACCTACACCTGGGCGCTGGCCTATGCGGCGATCATCTATCGGGGGTTCAAGGACAAGTCCTACGGCATGCCGATTGTCGCGCTGACGCTGAACCTGGCCTGGGAGCTGGTGTTTGCGCTGCTGATCCCGCCCTATGGCAGCGCCGATGCGACGCTGATCCCGCATGGCGGGCTGAAGGCGCAGATGATCTTTCTGGTCTGGGCGACGCTGGATGTGGTGATCCTGTATACGTATTTCAAATACGGCTACAAATACTTCGCCGAGAAATACAATGTCAGCCGGCGCGCGTGGGTCGCGTTCACCATCGCGATGCTGATCTTCTCGTTCTTCATCATGTATAACGGCGGCAATTTCCTGCGCCAGTTCACGCTGTATTTCAACAACGATCAGATCGAGGCCGCCAAGGTCATCGCCTTCATCCAGAACGCGCTGATGTCGATCTCGTTCATCGCGATGTACTACATGCGGGGCAACACCGAAGGGCAAAGCTTTACCATCGCCTGGGCCAAGTGGATCGGCTCGTCGATGACCGGTGGGATCATCTATACGATCACCCATGCCGACGACGGCGCGTTTGTAATCACCTTCATCGCGGCGATCTTTGTGGCGGATGTGTACTACATGTTCCTGATGTACCGCGCGCTGAAACGTCAAGGGATCAACCCCTGGACGCGGTTCTGA
- a CDS encoding response regulator: MLEDTLIIAMDAAGILEDLGASEVKIVASVAAALDWIANNPVDLALLDVNLGEEQSVPVAEALHAKGVPFVLATGYGASAELVEVYPPCPIVQKPFSAASLKAAFAQHKSGA; this comes from the coding sequence GTGCTTGAGGATACGCTGATCATCGCCATGGACGCGGCTGGCATCCTTGAGGATCTGGGCGCGTCCGAGGTCAAGATCGTCGCCAGCGTTGCCGCCGCACTGGACTGGATCGCCAACAACCCGGTCGATCTGGCGCTGCTCGATGTCAATCTGGGCGAGGAACAGTCCGTTCCCGTGGCCGAAGCCCTGCATGCCAAGGGCGTGCCGTTCGTGCTGGCCACCGGCTATGGTGCCTCGGCTGAGCTCGTCGAGGTCTATCCGCCCTGCCCCATCGTGCAAAAGCCGTTCTCGGCAGCCTCGCTCAAGGCGGCGTTTGCCCAGCACAAAAGCGGCGCGTGA